The Pieris rapae chromosome 9, ilPieRapa1.1, whole genome shotgun sequence region CAAATAGATTTTCCATTTTTCGTACAAAAATGCTTCGTTATGAACAAAGTGACAAGAGATAGTAAAAACTTCTCTTTCTAGGCagtaaaatctatattaatctAGGGGTAAATGACGTAGGACCgtgatttttgataaaaatactttgGCAATCGACAATCGTCCCAAAAGCCCAAAAATGGTCCTTCGAGATTTGCGAGTATTACTTTTAACTTACCTTAAATCTATTAAACTGCCTGCTATATTTTCCTCTATCAGAGGCGACTAGACTTCTTAACGACTGCGTTCTAGGACAATCGCCGTCAGCCAACCATTGATACGTACCGAATAATTTTGACGTGTCCGACCTGTTTAAAATTGAAACGTCTAAATTCTCAGGTGGATTCACCACATGGAGGAAAGTAACCTAAACACTAGAAGCAGCAAAtgttatacaaacaaaacagaatttatagacttgaaaatattagaagcgtatttttttcatttaattaaattaaaattagatttcggTTCATTTTACCAAATTTATTAGGAAATATAAAACGAATATCGAAACGGTTGCACGTGTCGCTTgtttgtgattggtcaaacaGGACATCTCATCGCACGCATATGGAGTGATTATTGGAAAATACACAAGAAattcgaaaaaaaataagtgataACTTATCTTTTAAAGATTTCGGACAAATTATATGAACATGTGTATTAATTCTCAGTtaacacatataaataatccaaacaattttatagacagaaaaaaatttataaatttcatagaAAGAAGGAGCATAACGCCCATGCCACCAAGCAACAGACTGACATTTAACCACAGAGTACATTCGTTTGTAACAGTTCCACAGACAAGACATATGCTATTTGACAGTATGAAAATAAAGCGTAGTGTTGACTGTAATATGTAATAGTACAATAACTGTTATACaagttatttacatttatttatttaaaaaagttttttttactaaaattatgaaaatttcaCTTGATTTTCTAAAGGAGATGGTTTTTATAATGTACCAGTACTTAATGTACCGACCTCGTCATTTCTGTTTGCTTTTTCGATGTAGTCGTAGTACCCGTAGCATGGGCTTAAGGCAAAATCACTTTTCGAACGCCAAACGAAAAACGGTCACGTGACCAGCTAATCTCATTGCTATACGGTCACTGTCGTAAAGTGATTATGTCTAAAGCCCCATGTCGCAATTCGGATCGCGCAGAACTCAACATTGCATGACAGCAATCGATATTGGAAGTTACAGAATACCTTTGCTATgcctatttacattttacatcaCTTAGGTATTATTTTGCACATCATTTTGCGGaatctgatttttttaaataaattccataCATCTCACACTTAATAGAGAAATAGTCATAGAATGTTTAGAAACACCAGCGCTTGTACTGCAAGTTCTAAGCAATTGCGATGCAGACTTCAGCATCATACTGGGTTATACCTAACGTGACCAGAGACGTTTTTCAATTAAGAGGCCCGGTGTTCCCGATATAAACTGTGGAACGCAAAATTGCCCCGTTTTCAGAAACCATGCGACAATTTGAGCAGCACAATATAAGAAAACGCGTCAAGAGTTTCTACAttcctataatttaaaaaacctggttgtgataaattaaatatgatagCAACACTGATACACAAATAGCACTGACATTTGACACATTCATTCCTTCAGAGTTTCTTTCCGACAAATACTTcgttattagaattttaaatttttgatggAATTTTAACACACATTATCCAAGAATTGTGATCAATAGAAGCGAAACCGTATTGACAGAAGACAATgatattgacaattgacatccTACAGATGttaccattaaaaaaattacttccgTAATATGGCGATTAGACAGTAATTATGAACCAGAATAATGATACTTACAGATTACAGGGCGTAATTAGCAGGCGTTGTAAATTAGCCAAAGTCGGTCTCATGTCGTGTACGGCTAAGCCCCTCCCCCATAGTAATTGTGCTATGCATTTGTTTAACAGGAACATGGCATAACGAAATAGGGTCATATCGCCGCCTCTCGCAAAGAGCGGTAAGCTGAAAAATTATtgaccttttaaaaatattccaaataGGATTCGATTTagttattttggtgttttaatattttgttatccTAAATATTTCTTCGTATTTTTAAGTACAGGAAGTATCTTTTTTCATTGCAGTCGATTGTTTGGGTTCAGTTCAGTTTAATTCGAATCTCTGTATAGAACAgaaactgtttaatatttttttgttgtgatAGTAAGTATTGTTATCTACCCACAATACAGGGACTCCCTATTGTGGGGACTAACGATAGATGAATTTGATCACAACCAATTGGTcatgaataaagattttattattattattatcagtaaTCAGTATTACAAATAGAAGGCATTTAAACAATTCTGCAGTtcttggaataaataaatggtatCCATTCAATTTCCCTAGTCTTATAGAGATAAGACTGTATAATTAAATCCTTAAATCATGTTTCGTCTCTATCTGCCAAATTGTATTtgcgctgtgatgaaaagggacAGATGAGTTTAACTGTTTCACAATTAGACTGATTTCCTTCTACTacacttttgtttttgtgaatagGTATGAAAATTAATGGTCATGTTTGCATACATACTTTGGATCAGGCAAGTCTGGTGTAATATCGAGTATTTTGCTAGCAGAACCcaacaaagtaattttatagcGCAGTGGTTGGTTTAAAATCGCGGCAGCCAGTACTGTGGCCTGCGCTACAAAGCCCGTAGCCACACTGTCCGGTACCGGGTTCGATGCTCGCGTTTCATCACCGCATATGGGTAGAGGCACATCAATTATTGTCCATGTGGTTGCATCTTTCTGAAAttgagaatataaaatattaaggctAATTGCACTCTTTAACTACTCTTTCCTCTCTTATCAGCTTCTCtcttgagcagtgttggcctagtggcttcagcgtgcgagtcttatacctgaggtcgtaggttcgatccccggatgtgcaccaatggagtttctttctatgtgcgcatttgacatttgctcgaacggtgaaggaaaccgTCATGTCTTAGACGCAAATAGTCtacagcgtgtgtcaggcactgaaggctgatcacctacttgcctattacatttaaaaatgatcatgaaacagattcagaaatctgaggccaagacctataGAGGCTGtatactgatttttttttatttcctctcTTATCGAATCAGGATTAGCTTTTGACAAGATACAGATCATTTAGCAAAATTGCAGACacctattttctataaaaatgtttagttaaaagttaAGGGTTTTATAACGATAATACTTTCGATGttcattgtttaatataatcgtTTCTATGGGTAATTTGTGCCTAATTGTGAttcatattatgaaattaatatataaaatgttattttagttacaataattagtattaGAATTGGTAAAAAAAGTGCAGTTAAAGATATGGGGCCTACCATATGCAAAACCTCATCTCGTATTGGGGCCATTCAATGTCTATTACAATACGAGACACAAAAAACGTCTTAGgactataaaacaatatatgaaCGGTATACAACTTCTACTTGCGATGCTAACCACGACAAACAAGTTAccgaaacagaaaaaaaactagAGAAAAAGGCAAGATGTTTTGAGACTTCAATCATATTTTAGTCAAAGTTCATAAACCATACAATTAAACACTATCTATTGGATGATAGCGTATGAGTCcgtatctttttaaataaataaaatacatcagtggcgctacaaccttatTATATCTGGGCCTGAGATTTATGTTActgtttcattataatttgtcAATGTAATGGGTAGTGTTGTCAAGTAGGTTATCGGTCTcctatgcctgacacatgccgtcaaattttgggtctaaggcaatcCGGTTTACTCGTGatgttttatgttacaggaggcaaacttatttgttttatattactactgtaattttaaacacactgttttatagttttttttattactatttaatgtataatattttacggtttcgatatttctaaatatgtgaggaacatgtcTACTAACCATACAATAATATACCTGTTTAGCAGTTTAGTTCTAGGAGTACATTgtattcacatataattaactaatgtgtacaaatattgtaaattctattttaaaagagtaagtgtggagtttcttgtcTATTCTTCTCTAAACGCAAATACCTTtaggaaggggcaactagaatcatctttatattttatttaacgtacaaaaatgccattttaggtggtctaattggtataaataatttcacttaGACTTTGatcatagaaagtccattcgTCAAGCCGGAGATCGGAGTCGCACGTTAAGATAACTAGCCAACTCTGCTCATACAACGTACATACAGAACTTTGTTTATAGTTATATCAATACAACAAATCACATTATACtaaattcctttaaaataaCGCATtacctgttctatataaaatatcttctgCAGATGCAGCAATAACTCGCTTCTACAGTTATTAAGGGCTGCGTGATTTCGCGCTGCGAGTTCACGCATCGCACAACACGCTTCGCGCAACTCCTTTAACGACTCGTTGCGACGGGATAACGCGTAGTAGTTCGTCATCAGCTCAGAGCCtgagtgaaaaataaatagatatgtcATTGCCGCCAATTCTATCAAAAAGGGCAATATTCTATCAAAAACACCGCAGCCTGCAGCTAACTCAGACGTAGTTTGCGATGTATCCGCTTTCACACTTTTTTTTCGGCCGTCAACTGGGCACAAGCCCTTGTTCTGTAGGTCGAAATTTCCAGAACGTAAATGATCATATCATATGTAAGGACctaatattttgaatgaataaaattatctatgttAATCAGATTAAACGTAGACTTCAAGTGGCGATACAGTTCATGCAATCGGTCCAGcactttttaatacagttgctcaataAGTGGCGTATTGCAGGAACTTATAGCGTTCGGGatgtgggctattacacactcgtgcttatTCTTTACAAAGAAGCTTTAGTAGCTTCTTAGTtgcaatatcagatttaatgattggattcAATGTTTCTTTTcaattcatatcaattaaaaaattctagtGAAGACTTGGCTTTATGAGCATAGTTCCcgttgcctacccagaatgcgtgaagaaaacaaaaaaatctcacatattattttataagaaattaatgatTAGTTAGGTGagtttattgtgttttaattattttattaaactgcttaattttttcgcaactatattaaaaatacttagttgttcagtacacgtgcggaaccgtTATTGCAGAGTTCGGAGAGAGATATTTGTCGGAACACTTTGCGATGACAGGTTTTCTGCACTcctaatgaaatatactatttcgaactctttattatattagtatagaaaaaCTTTTAATCTGAGCTTATTTACTTACCAACATCCTGATTCTCTTCAAACAACTTAGCCTGCCTCTCTTTCAGTCTTCTAATATTTGCATATTTGCTATCTCTTTCATCTGAGAGGATAAGTCGCTTAAAATGAAGTATTTCTAATTgctttgttaatctaatatgCTCTGCCCTTTGGAAGGGAGACGGTTTAgactaaaaaaaagtttcttgTTAACCAATAAGTTCCTTTtccatacataattttttaaataaaaaaacaattatagatgcaataaaacattttcagtatGTTAAAGAATTGAGTACAAAAAACAACTTACCTTATATGAAAGCaaatcgtttaattttaaagtcagTCTTGGTCCATTAGATATAGGTGTTTTATCTTCCTTAATCTTTCCGTTTTTTGTCAAATCACTCTGCGAAGAAGATTTCATCTTATTTAAGTCATCTTCAAGCGGGGAAAACAAATTTCGCTGTGATTTACTTTTGTTCTTTAGCTTTCCTTCAAATTCTGGCTGTGCTATTGAGTCAGACAACGctgactttttatatatactttccTTAATCTCTTGAACGGCTTCTTGCTTTTTCTTTATAGCATACTGAAGTAAATGGAGGTTTTGCAATTTAGTTGCGTTGTAGCTCTGTCTAATTTCCGATTTTAGAAAATTCAGTGCCATATATCGGTATTTAGGAACACCGTCCATTTCGTTTCTCAAATCGTAACTTTCGGCCGTTTCACTCAAATCTATTCTCGATACGTCTTCGCCGTTTATATCACAGTTGATATCACTGGTCCTAAATTCTTTAACTAAATCCGGCGAATGTTCGTATATGTGATTGGGATTATGCATTCGCTCGACGCTGTCATCCCTTTTCCTACCTATATTTAAACTAGATGAGGGCCGCAGAGTTGGAAAACTCTGCTTTAAGCCTCTATCAACTGGACTGTGACTTTTAGAGTATTCTTTGtctaacttttttaattttccaggGGATATGGACCGTATGTCTTTTATCAACTTAGACTCAATTTTAGAACGGTCTGTTGAGTCTGATGAAAATGAACCCTGTTCAGTTTCATTTTCTGGTGGGATTATATCTAATTTTAGACTTTTATAGGAACAGAAGTAACCTCCGAGCATTTGGAAAACAAGTGTGTTGCTTTTAAAGCAatctgaattaaaatttagtgcTAAATTCGCGCCAATGTATCTAAGACCGCTGAAATAGACGCCCCatgtttgaattattgtatcttGGATTTGATCAATTGTTTCTTCACCGTCTTTGCAAGGTGAGAGCATATGACACCAGATTCGTATGACAACATTTGTTGATGATATACGTTGAGTGATTTCTGAAAGTAACTTTGATTTAGAATGTTAAGATTAAATgatgtattttacattttttaatcctaatggtttttattagtaaaattacccttattggtttttaaaatgat contains the following coding sequences:
- the LOC111000524 gene encoding uncharacterized protein LOC111000524, translated to MFGRPRCREWTPLTTQQLRLRSLIQIVGYNIRPPEWCNHQCSYYLTLHHTTMSAPFYTSERISSPHPKWKEIDSEITQRISSTNVVIRIWCHMLSPCKDGEETIDQIQDTIIQTWGVYFSGLRYIGANLALNFNSDCFKSNTLVFQMLGGYFCSYKSLKLDIIPPENETEQGSFSSDSTDRSKIESKLIKDIRSISPGKLKKLDKEYSKSHSPVDRGLKQSFPTLRPSSSLNIGRKRDDSVERMHNPNHIYEHSPDLVKEFRTSDINCDINGEDVSRIDLSETAESYDLRNEMDGVPKYRYMALNFLKSEIRQSYNATKLQNLHLLQYAIKKKQEAVQEIKESIYKKSALSDSIAQPEFEGKLKNKSKSQRNLFSPLEDDLNKMKSSSQSDLTKNGKIKEDKTPISNGPRLTLKLNDLLSYKSKPSPFQRAEHIRLTKQLEILHFKRLILSDERDSKYANIRRLKERQAKLFEENQDVGSELMTNYYALSRRNESLKELREACCAMRELAARNHAALNNCRSELLLHLQKIFYIEQKDATTWTIIDVPLPICGDETRASNPVPDSVATGFVAQATVLAAAILNQPLRYKITLLGSASKILDITPDLPDPNLPLFARGGDMTLFRYAMFLLNKCIAQLLWGRGLAVHDMRPTLANLQRLLITPCNLSDTSKLFGTYQWLADGDCPRTQSLRSLVASDRGKYSRQFNRFKECVDGHTSQKKSLQRHKHSRSDGSCYQEDANLTTLNTSSTSIMGSESNLYNIKLAESSNFKTQSNPEISSMKSEEVLFTIGADQKLLKISSNNDDVSEICSAINDYCAKTDIHNFDVAKHMKCETDVCPEIEDLCVSCDRNSDVCNLECSNNVSDVIVIPSAEAIIED